Genomic DNA from Sporosarcina sp. ANT_H38:
CACAAATCGATGTTCAGGCATCAGTCGCGGGCTGGTCAATTACAATTGTTGTTCTTGCTCCGCTTAAAAAAGTTTTTCCAGAACCGATAGAATTCGAAAACTTTACTGTTAAAGAAACAATTTCACAAAATCAATGGACGTTCACGATCAGTGGGCAATAGGAGGAAAATAAATGTTTGTCGATCACGTAAAGATTTATGTAAAAGGCGGCGCCGGTGGTGATGGAATGGTTGCTTTTCGTCGGGAAAAGTATATCGCATATGGTGGCCCAGCCGGTGGTGATGGAGGCCAAGGTGCTAACGTAGTTTTCATCGTGGATGAAGGATTGCGGACACTGATGGATTTCCGTTACCAGCGTCATTTCAAAGCACCGCGCGGCGAGCACGGTGGAAGTAAAAATATGCACGGGAAAAACGCGACAGATGTAGTCGTAAAAGTTCCACCTGGTACGATTGTAACGGATGCTGAAGACGGTTCAATCATCGCCGATCTTGTTGAGCACGGTCAAACAGCTATCATTGCTAAAGGCGGTCGCGGAGGACGCGGAAATAGCCGATTTGCGACACCGTCAAACCCTGCACCTGAGTTATCTGAAAAAGGTGAGCCGGGAGCTGATAAAGAAATTAACCTGGAATTGAAAGTTTTAGCGGATGCAGGCCTTGTTGGCTTCCCAAGTGTTGGTAAATCAACGCTATTATCTGTTGTATCGGCTGCAAAACCGAAAATTGCAGATTATCATTTTACAACACTTGTTCCAAATTTGGGCATGGTTGAAACGGATGATCACCGCGGTTTTGTGCTAGCTGACCTTCCGGGATTGATTGAAGGAGCGCACCAAGGTATCGGTCTAGGTCATCAGTTCTTGCGTCACATCGAACGGACACGCGTAATCATCCATGTAGTGGATATGTCCGGCCTTGAAGGACGTGAGCCATTCGAGGATTTCCTGACAATCAATGAGGAATTAGAACAATACAATATGCGTTTGACAGAACGTCCGCAAATCATTGTTGCAAATAAAATGGACATGCCTGAAGCTGAAGAGAATCTCAAAATCTTCAAGGAAAAACTGAATGACAGTAATGCATTCATCTTCCCAACTTCAGCACTCACAAGAACTGGACTTGACGGACTTCTACATGCGGTTGCGGATTTACTTGAAACGACACCTGAATTCCCGATGCATGAGATTGAGGACGAAGACAAAGAGAACTCAGTTCTGTACAAATATGATGGAGAAGCAGAGTTGTTTAAAGTTGCGCGTGATGATGACGGAGCATTCATATTGTCGGGCTATACAATTGAGCGTCTCTTCAAAATGACGGACTTCAACTTTGACCAATCTGTTCGTAAGTTCGCTAGACAATTGCGTGCTATGGGCGTAGATGATGAACTCCGTAAACGTGGCGCGAAAAACGGAGATACAGTGCGACTTCTTGACTTCGAATTTGACTTTATAGATTAATCAGTAGGGATTCAATACTGGGGAAATTACAAAAGGAACGCACGAAGGGGGATATCCTATGAAGCAGTTGGGGGAAGGTCAGTTTTATCTTGTAAGGGAAGACGTACTGACAGAATCGATGCTGAAAATGTTAGAAGCGAAAAGGCTTTTGGCGAGCGGAGAGGAATCGACGATACAAGATGCAACGAAAAGGGTAGGACTATCCCGTAGTGCATTTTATAAATACCGTGACACTGTTTACCCGTTCGAATCAATTGCACGTGAGCGTATCCTGACGATTTTCATTCAACTTGAAGACCGGAAGGGGTCGCTTGCGACATTATTGCAGGTTGTCTCGGAGGCGAAATGCAATGTCCTGACAATTCACCAGACGATCCCTGTACAGGCACGGGCCAATATTACTTTGTCACTCGATGTGACAGAAATGATGATAAAAATGGAAGAGTTCCTGCAACGGTTGAAAGCGCCTGATTTTGTTGATTCAGTTGTTTTGATCAGTTCAGGTGCACTCTGATGGGGGAGTTAAAGCATGGGGAATGAAAAATATACACCTACGATCGCTTATTTGGGGCCGGAAGCATCCTTCACGCACGTTGCAGGAAGCACCCTTTTTGGGACTGCGGGATTGATAGCCTACCCAACGATACCGGATTGTATTGAGGCAGTCACAGCAGGGCGTGTCGCCTATGCGATTGTCCCGCTTGAAAATGCGTTGGAAGGATCCGTTCCTATGACCATCGATTACCTGTTCCATGGATCGGACTTATTTATCAATGCTGAAATATCAACACCAATCGAACAGCATCTAATGGTCAATAAAAAGCAAGCTCCTTTTATCGATGAAATCGAATCTATCAATTCTCATCCTCATGCCCTTGCCCAGTGCCATAAATATTTACAATACCATTACCGCCGGGTCCCTTTAATCCAGACGACATCTACGGCGGCTGCTGCCAAATATATTTCCGAAAACCCGGATATGAAGATTGCGGCAATTGGAAACATGCTGGCAGCTGAAAAATATGGTTTACATATTGCAGAAGAGAATATTCACGATTTTCATTTTAACCATACGCGATTCGTTGTTTTATCACTGCGAAAAGAAATTTTAGAAAAAAATAAGCATTCCGCAAAACTAAAAACGACATTAATGGTGAAACTACCAGAAGATGATAGTTCTGGTATGCTGCATCAGGTTTTATCCGTTTTTGCATGGCGCAGACTCAATTTAAGTAAAATTGAATCAAGGCCCTTAAAAACAGGACTTGGGAATTACTTCTTTATTATCGATGTAATGGAATCTGAAGATCACCCGATGATGAAAGGTGCGATGGAAGAACTCGCCGCGCTGAATTGTACTGCTCGCACATTCGGTTCATATTACATATATGACCAACTGCCGTCACGTCATTCAATATGACAGTGATGGTTTTTTATTTGGGATAAATCGATTCGCCTTTACTTAATGTCCGGCTTCAGTACCTGGACGCTTTCGCTTTTCTTTAGAATAAATTACCCACTTCCGCATATACATGGCAAGAGAGGATATCTCGTTAAAGATGAGGGTCACAATTACGGGCGTCCGTTCATACGATGGATTGACGGAAGGGGGAAATTTTTAAGTGGAAGTCCATATTGTTGTAAAAGGGGATACGCTATGGAAGATTGCGCGCCAATACGGTATCCCGTTCGAAGAATTAAAGCGGGTAAATGCGCATCTTGCCAATCCAGATTACATCGTACCTGGAATGAAAATTTTCTTACCAAAAAGACAGCATCATGCTGAACAACCTGAAAAAGGGAAAGGACCGGTGACGCCGCAACCTCCAAAGGGTACAAAACCGTCACC
This window encodes:
- the obgE gene encoding GTPase ObgE yields the protein MFVDHVKIYVKGGAGGDGMVAFRREKYIAYGGPAGGDGGQGANVVFIVDEGLRTLMDFRYQRHFKAPRGEHGGSKNMHGKNATDVVVKVPPGTIVTDAEDGSIIADLVEHGQTAIIAKGGRGGRGNSRFATPSNPAPELSEKGEPGADKEINLELKVLADAGLVGFPSVGKSTLLSVVSAAKPKIADYHFTTLVPNLGMVETDDHRGFVLADLPGLIEGAHQGIGLGHQFLRHIERTRVIIHVVDMSGLEGREPFEDFLTINEELEQYNMRLTERPQIIVANKMDMPEAEENLKIFKEKLNDSNAFIFPTSALTRTGLDGLLHAVADLLETTPEFPMHEIEDEDKENSVLYKYDGEAELFKVARDDDGAFILSGYTIERLFKMTDFNFDQSVRKFARQLRAMGVDDELRKRGAKNGDTVRLLDFEFDFID
- the pheA gene encoding prephenate dehydratase, encoding MGNEKYTPTIAYLGPEASFTHVAGSTLFGTAGLIAYPTIPDCIEAVTAGRVAYAIVPLENALEGSVPMTIDYLFHGSDLFINAEISTPIEQHLMVNKKQAPFIDEIESINSHPHALAQCHKYLQYHYRRVPLIQTTSTAAAAKYISENPDMKIAAIGNMLAAEKYGLHIAEENIHDFHFNHTRFVVLSLRKEILEKNKHSAKLKTTLMVKLPEDDSSGMLHQVLSVFAWRRLNLSKIESRPLKTGLGNYFFIIDVMESEDHPMMKGAMEELAALNCTARTFGSYYIYDQLPSRHSI
- a CDS encoding ACT domain-containing protein, with the protein product MKQLGEGQFYLVREDVLTESMLKMLEAKRLLASGEESTIQDATKRVGLSRSAFYKYRDTVYPFESIARERILTIFIQLEDRKGSLATLLQVVSEAKCNVLTIHQTIPVQARANITLSLDVTEMMIKMEEFLQRLKAPDFVDSVVLISSGAL